The region CGAGCGGCCGCTCCTGCGTACGCGGCCCGCGGCGCGTGTTCCGAACTGCACGACGTACCGCCCGACCGTGCGCCGCTGGAGCACGATCCGCGTCATTGGCCGGACCTACTCGGTGCCGTCCCGCCTAATTGGCCTGCGCCCCGAAGAGTGGTCCGGGCTGACCGAGAGTCCGCGGGGCGACAATTCGCCCGCGAAAGGACGCTCATGAAGAAGAGCCGGTTCGGCGTGGAGCAGATCGTCGGCATCCTGAAGGAGGCGGACGCCGGCGTGAGGGTCGGGGAGCTGTGCCGGAAGTACGGGATCAGCGACCCGACGTACTGCCGCTGGAAGGCGAGGTACGGCGGGATGGAGGCCGGCGACGCGGTGCGGCTGA is a window of bacterium DNA encoding:
- a CDS encoding transposase; its protein translation is MKKSRFGVEQIVGILKEADAGVRVGELCRKYGISDPTYCRWKARYGGMEAGDAVRLRALEDENRKLKMIVAEQALDIRVLTDITSRKW